The region CTTCCTCCTCACAGGCACGGGCATCGTCCCCGACAACGCCTTCACGCTCCACGCGGGCGATGTGGTCGAGATTGCCATTGATGGCATTGGCGTGTTGAAGAATCCAGTGGTTCGGGGCTAAGGAGCAGCGGAATTCGTGCGATCGGGGCAGGCGGCCGTTGACTATTTCGTTGAGGAAATTCGCACGAACTAGTTCGCTTTATCGCCAGAAAACGATAACCTAGACGGAGCAAAGCGGGCGATGTTTTGCTAATTGGCTTGTTCATCTGTCTCGATCTACGCTGGACCTCTCCAGAGAGTCGAACACCATGCATCCGAATCGGTTGCCCCGCCGCACTTCCGCCCGTCGGCACGACGCAGCATTCACGCTCGTCGAATTGCTGGTGGTCATCGCCATCATCGGCGTGCTGGTCGCACTGTTGCTCCCCGCCCGCGAAGCAGCTCGCCGTTCGTCATGCTCGAACAATATGCGACAGTGGGGCCTCGCGTTTCAGAATTTTCACGATACCTACGGCTGCCTGCCGCCGGGCAAACTCGGCACCGTGTCGGCAGCCGCTTATCCCAACGCGATTCATCTGAAGTTCAACATTCCGAATGGTTCCGAGCACGGCTGGGTGGCGTTTCTGCTGCCGTTTGTCGAGCAGGGAAATCTGCGTGACAAGTACAGCTTGAATGTCAGTTGGAATGACGCAGCCAATCGCGAAGCGATACAGACGCAACTAAAACTGCAAGCCTGCCCTTCGACGCCCAACAACAAACGGACCACGACTAACAAAGCAGCCTGTGGCGACTACGCAACGGTCTCGGCCGTTCAGCCCGAATTGGTGACGGCGGGGTTGGTCGACAGCTTGAAGGGCGACATGCTCAACGGCGCGCTGCGGACAAATCAGCTCTATCGTTTTGCCGACATCACCGACGGCTTGTCCAATACCACGTGGATTGCCGAAGACTCTGGCCGGCCACAGAACTATGACACGACGCAAAAGCTCCAAACTTCAGCGAGCAGCAGCAGCGCTTGGGCCGATCCTGATAGTTCGTACACGCTGCACGGCTACACGCCCGACTGCGTGACCCTTGTCGATAAGTGCGCCATCAACTGCTGTAACAAGGACGAGATCTACGCCTTCCATCCCGGCGGCGCTCACGCCCTGATGGGTGACGCCAGCGTCAGGCTGCTCGCGAAGGGGACCGACATTCGCCTCGTCGCCCGCCTGATCACGATGGCCGGCGGAGAAGTTTCGGATTAGCGAGCTATCCTTCAAATGACTCCACCGAGCTTGCTCGGTGGTGAAACGATTCTGCACCAGAACAGAATCCTCACAATATTTGCCCCCACCGAGCTTGCTCGGTGGAGCATGTGATTGCGTGGTGACGAAATCATTCGCTCCACCGACCAAGGTCAGTGGGGGCGAAAGACGCACGGAACGGCCTGTCTGGTGCAAAATCAAGGCTCCACCGAGCAAGCTCGGTGGAGGCCGATTAGACACCATTTGCTCGCGTGCTTACGCCTTCTTCAGTTCGCGCGTCCAAACTTGCGGCGTCCAGTTCGCGGTTT is a window of Anatilimnocola floriformis DNA encoding:
- a CDS encoding DUF1559 domain-containing protein, encoding MHPNRLPRRTSARRHDAAFTLVELLVVIAIIGVLVALLLPAREAARRSSCSNNMRQWGLAFQNFHDTYGCLPPGKLGTVSAAAYPNAIHLKFNIPNGSEHGWVAFLLPFVEQGNLRDKYSLNVSWNDAANREAIQTQLKLQACPSTPNNKRTTTNKAACGDYATVSAVQPELVTAGLVDSLKGDMLNGALRTNQLYRFADITDGLSNTTWIAEDSGRPQNYDTTQKLQTSASSSSAWADPDSSYTLHGYTPDCVTLVDKCAINCCNKDEIYAFHPGGAHALMGDASVRLLAKGTDIRLVARLITMAGGEVSD